The genomic region TGCCGACGGTGAAGCCGATGTTCACCCCCAGCGCGAGCCGGACCAGGTAGTCCTGCAGGTCGTAGATGTCGACGTAGTCGCCGGAGGCGCTGGCGGCATCCGCCCGGTCGACGAGCCGGACCACCCAGCCGATGAAGCTGACGACGGCGTAGGCGCCTCCCCCGACGGCGATGACGCAGAACGCGACCCAGGCCGCCCACCAGCCGTACAGCAGTCCGCGGACCTGGCCGGAGCGTGCCACTCCCGGCTGGTTCGGCGGTTCGCTGGCGCGGACGACGTCCTCCACCACCTGCAGCGGGTACCAGAACTGGACGATCGGGCAGATCCAGCTGCCGACGACCCATCCCGGCGAGTGCCGGTGGACGCCCTGAGCCGGGACGCCCTGGTACGTGCCGTGGAGCGGATTGAGGACCTCGGTGTTCTCCCGCGCTTGCCGGACCCAGACCATCACGACGATTCCGGCCGCGAGAAAGGCGTAGCCGAGCAGGTTGAGCATCGTCCCGCTGCCCGCCACGGCCTGGGCGCCGCGCTCGATCTCCTCGTCGGAGAGCAGTCCGTAGACCAGGCTCTTGACCTCGTCGTACGACGACCAGAGCAGCACGGCCTGAATCCCGCTGACCACGGTCGTGGCGGCCATCAGCGCGATGGTGACCAGGGTGAGCCGGCGCATCGAGCGGTACTTCGCCCGCGACGTGCCGGGCAGCGGGTAACCGCCCTGGAACTGACCGACGTGCTGAGCATGACCCTGGTACTGACCTGGGCCCGGATACGGCTGACTCACGATCTCCACCTCCCCAGGTCGCCGTTACGAACAAAGCTATCGCAGCACCGGTGCGTCCCCAGAGTTGTCCACAGGCCTCACCAGGCTCAGCCCCTGCGGTCGCTCAGACCGAGGCGAACGCCGCCTGCGCCGCGGGCAGGGCCATCGCGCGATCGGCGGCGGAGAGACCCAGCCGGGTCCGCCGGTCCAGTAGGTCGTCCTCGGTCAGCGCGCCTTCGTGGCGGACGGCGAAGCGGAACTCGGCGTGCGTCGTCGCCAGCCCCGGCGCCACCGGCGCCAGCAAGGCCGGGTCGCCCGCGATCACGTCCGGGGCCTCGACTCCGTACCGCTGGACGAAGCGCGCCGGCGCCCGGACCGCCGCCAGCTGGACCCGGTCGGCGGCACCGACGAGCGGGATCCGGTGGGTCAGGCACGGCCGGCGCACCTCGAGCGACGACTGGGCCAGCGCGGTGTCGAGCGCGTCCTGCGCCATCCGCCGGTACGTCGTGAGCTTGCCGCCGACGATCGTCACCACCCCGTCGGGGCTGGTGATCACCGCGTGCCGGCGGGAGATGTCGGCCGACTTGTCCTCGCCCCGGTGATGCCCGGTGTCGAGCAATGGCCGCAGTCCGGCGTACGTGCCGAGCAGGTCCGCCCGGGTCAGCGGCTCCCGCACGGCCGTGTTGATCGTGCCGAGCAGGAAGTCGATCTCCGCGTCGGTGGCCACCGGTACGTCGCTGACCGGTCCCGGCGCCTCCTCGTCGGTGAGGCCGACGTAGACCCGGTCGTCCGGCGCCGGGATCGCCATCACCACCCGGCGGACCTGGCCCGGCACCGGCACGGTCAGCACGGCGGACAAGCCACCGAACGCGGACTGCGGCAGGACGAGGTGCGTCCCGCGGCTCGGCCGCAGTTTGATGCCGGCGGCGACCTGGTCGGCCCAGATGCCACCGGCGTTCACGACGACCCGGGCGTCCACGTCGATCCGCCGGCCGGTCAGCTGGTCGACGACGACGGCACCCCGGCCGGTCACCTGCTCGGCAGCGCACCGGGTCAGCACGCGGGCGCCGTACAGGGCGGCGGTGCGAGCGATCGCGACGACCAGCCGCGCGTCGTCGTACAGCTGGCCGTCCCAGGTGAGGAAGCCGCCGCGCAGGCCGTTCGGCGCGACAGTGGGCGCGTAGCGCAGGACCTCCGCGGAACTGACCCGGCGGGAGTGCGGCAGGTAGTCGTCGCTGGTGTGCGCGAAGGTCCGCAGCACGTCGCCGCCGAGAAAGGCCGACCGCAGCATGGCCGCCTGCGCGAACCTTGCTCCCGGCAACCAAGGCGCGACCTGCGGCACCGGGTGCACCAGGTGCGGCGCGGTCGTCTTCATCAGGATGCCGCGCTCGACGGCGCTCTCGTAGGCGATCCCGACGTGACCGGACGCCAGGTACCGCAGTCCGCCGTGCACCAGCTTGGAGCTCCAGCGACTGGTGCCGAAGGCGAGGTCGTGCTTCTCCACCAGGGCAACGGTCAGGCCGCGGGCGGCCGCGTCCAGGGCGACGCCGGTGCCCGTCACGCCGCCGCCGACGACCAGCACGTCGACCTTGCGGTGCGTGTCGAGCCAGTCGAGCTCCTTGGCTCGCCGGGCGGCGTTCAGACTGGCGTTGCCCACGGAGATCATGGCGTCGGATCCGGCACCAGGTAGCGGGTCAGCATGGTCCGGAGCTCGTCGTCCAGCCGCGGATACTCGTCCGCCGTGGCCAGCACCGGACCGGACACCGCCGAGGCGAGCGAGACCAGGATGATCTGCCGCGACAGCCAGTCCGGGTCGCCGGCGCGGATCGAGCCGTCCGCCTGGCCGGCCTTGATGCCCTCGGCGACCAGGGCGAGGTGGGCGACCGTGCTGCTGCCCCGCCGCTCCAGCAAGTACGGCGTGAGGAACTCCGGGTCGAGCTCGATGATCTTGCGCATCAGCGGGTGGGTGCGGGTCTTCGCGACGACCTCGACGACTCCTTCGACCAGCCGGGCGCGCCCGTCGACCGCGTCGGGCTGGAAGGCGGAGACCAGGGCGGTGGTCCACTCCCGGGTCATCAGCGCGGCGACGACGGCCTGCACGTTCGGCCACCGGCGGTACAGCGTCGCGCGGGACACCTCGGCGTGCCGGGCGATGTCGGCCATCGTCATCCGGCGCATGCCGATCGCGAGCAGCAGTTCGTACGCCGCGTCGAGGATGCGCTGCTCGCCGATCGCGTTGGCGGGGGCCGGCCGGCCGGTGGGCGCGGGGTCGGTGCCGGTGGCGGCGGAAGCGAAATCGCTGCTACGCTGAGACATCACGCGTCAGAGTGTATCAGCGACTCTGGTGCCGCGGGAACGGTCCGGCGAGGTGGGGACCAGGGGGTTCCACCTCGCCGGACGCTACCCCCGAAGCCGTCCGATGGGGAGTGCACGATGAGCGAGTCCGACCTGCCGGTGGTGCAACTCACGCCGGGGCGCTGGGGTGATCCGGCGCGGACGGTCGAGTTGCCGGCTGCTGCGCTCGCTGCTCTCCAGCACCTGGGTGTACGCCGCCCGGCTGCGCCGGTCGAAGGAAAGGAAAGCGAAGGGCCCGGAGCGGATGAGCCGACGGCTGGGCCCGGCGGAGGTGCCGGCGGGAATGCCGGCGGAGGTGCCGGCGGGAATGCCGGCGGAGGTGCCGGCGGGAGTGCCGGCGGAGGTGCCGGCGACAAGGCGAGGGGTGTTTTCGCCGGCCCGCCCGGGGGTGAGGGGGTGCGCTTCGGGTCGGAGGAGAGCCGCGTGGGTTGGGGGCAGCCGGGTGATGTCCCGGAGGTCGGCGCTCGAGCGGTTGCTGATCGTGCGGTGCTGGGGGCGTTGGTCGAGGTGCTTGGAGACAAGTGGGTTCGGGCGGACTGGGAGGCACGATGGGGGCACACGCGGGGCTATTCGACAGCTGATCTGCTGAAGTTCCGGGCGGCGGATCGGGCGGATGTGCCGGCGGCGGTGGTGTATCCGGGGTCGCACGACGACGTACTGCGGTTGCTCGAACGATGCGCCGCGGACAGGATCGCGGTCGTGCCGTACGCCGGGGGGACGTCGGTGGTGGGCGGGCTGGCCCCCAGCCGCCGGTTCGTCGCGGTGGATCTGAGCCGGCTCGACCAGTTGGTCGAGCTGGACGAGGTGTCGCGAACGGCGCGGCTCCAGGCGGGGGTGCGTGGGACGGCGGCGGAGGCGATGCTCGCGGAACGCGGGTACACGCTCGGCCACTTCCCCCAGTCGTACGAAGGCGCATCGATCGGTGGGTACGCCGCGACGCGGTCGAGCGGGCAGTCGTCGGCGGGATACGGGCGGTTCGACCAGATGGTCGTCGGGCTGACGGTCGCCACGCCGCGCGGCACGATCGAGCTCGGCCGGGCGCCGATGTCCGCGGCCGGGCCGGATCTGCGGCAGCTGTGGCTCGGGTCCGAGGGTGCGTTCGGCATCATCACCTCCGTGGTGGTCCGGATCCGGCCCCGACCGGTCGAGCGCTTCTTCGAGGGCTGGCGGTTCGGCACGTTCGAGCAGGGCCTGGACGCGATCCGCCGGCTCGCCCAGGACGGGCCGTTGCCGACCGTGCTGCGGCTGTCCGACGAGGCCGAGACCGCGGTCAACCTCGCCGATCCCGACGTCCTCGCAGGCGGAGCGGGCGGCGTACTGGCGATCGTCGGCTTCGAAGGCAGCGCCACCGCCGTACGCCGGGCCGCGGTGGCGGAGGTGCTGACGGCGGCCGGCGGCGAGTCGGCGGGTCCAGGCCCCGGTGAGACCTGGCGGCAGGGCCGGTACCGGGCGCCGTACCTGCGTGACCCGTTGCTCGACGAAGGCGCGCTGGTGGAGACGGTGGAGACGGCCGGGTTCTGGTCGAAGGTGCCGGAGCTGAAGACGGCGGTGACCGCGGCGCTGGTGAAGTCGCTCTCGGAGTCGGGCACACCGCCGCTGGTGCTGTGCCACGTGTCGCACGTGTACGAGACCGGGGCATCGCTGTACTTCACCGTGGTCTGCGCGCAGACCGACGACCCCCTCGCCCAGTGGCGCCGCGCCAAGACGGCGGCGAACGAGGCGATCGGCCGCGCGGGTGGCACGATCACCCACCATCACGGCGTCGGCACCGACCACCGCGAGGCCTACCAGGAGGAGATCGGACCGCTGGCCGTCGAGGCACTGCAAGCGGTCAAGCGGGTGCTGGATCCTGCCGCCGTGCTGAACCCGGGGATCCTGCTCCCGGAGAGGTGACGGCTCTTCCACGTCTGGAGTGTCAAAGAATTACATAAAGCGCGCGAACTATTGCGCAAGGTTATCTGCCTTCTTAAGGTGAGGCTCCGCCCCCGAGGAAGGTGCAGCTCTATGCCTCCGTCCGCTCCCAGACGTCCCGGCCGGCGCTTCGCCGTGCTGGCCATCGCCTTGACCACCGCAACCACCGGCACCGGCCTCTCCGCCACTGCCGTCGGCTCCCACCAGCTCATCGCTCTCCAGCCGGCAGCCGTCCAGGCCGTCGGCGCTTCCCTGCCCTTCACCATCGTCGAAGCCGAGAACTCCGCGACCAACGGCACCCGAATCGGCCCGAGCTACGCCCAAGGCACGCTCGCCGCCGAGGCATCGAACCGCCAGGCCGTCACCCTGAACAGCGGCCAGTACGTCGAGTTCACCGCGCCCGCCACCACCAACGCCATCACCGTCGCGTACTCCGTTCCGGATGGCCGCGCCGGCAGCCTGTCGGTGTACGTCGACGGGCAGAAACTGACCCAGCAGCTCGCGGTGACGTCGCGGTACAGCTTCCTCGACACCAGCTGGATCGCCGGATCACGCACGCACAAGCTCTACGACCACGCCCGGCTGCAACTGGGTCGCACGGTCGGGGCGGGCGCGAAGATCAAGCTGCAGGTCGACGGCGAGAACACCGCCGGTCCGTACACGATCGACGACGTCGAGTTCGAGCAGGTCGCCGGCGCCGCCGCACGGCCGGCCGGGTCGATCGCGATCACCGACCGCGGCGCGGACCCGAGCGGCGCGGGCGACTCCACCGGCGCCGTCCAGCAGGCGATCGACGCCGCCCGGGGTTCCGGTGGCGTGGTCTGGATCCCGCCGGGCCGGTACCGGGTCGGCGGCACGATCAACCCCGACGGGGTGACGATCCGCGGCGCCGGCCACTGGCACTCGGTCCTGCTCAGCCACCACCTGATCGACCGCCCGAACGGCGCCGGCAACGTCCGGCTGCACGACTTCGCGGTGATCGGCGACGTGACCGAGCGCAACGACCACTCGCCGGACAACTTCGTCAACGGCAGTCTCGGCCCGAACTCGGTCGTCTCCGGGCTGTGGCTGCAGCACCTCAAGGTCGGGCTCTGGCTGACCGGCAACAACGACAACCTGGTGGTCGAGAACAACCGGTTCTACGACCTGACCGCCGACGGCCTGAACCTGAACGGCACGGCGTACAACGCGCAGGTGCGCAACAACTACCTGCGCAACACCGGTGACGACGCGCTGGCCGCCTGGTCGCTGCACGCCGCCAACCGGAGCTCGGTGTTCGCCAACAACACGATCGTGCAGCCGAACCTGGCGAACGGCATCGCGATCTACGGCGGCACCGACCTGACCGTGCGGGACAACCTGATCCAGGACACCAACCCGCTCGGCGGCGGCATCGCGATCTCGAACCAGTCGTTCGGGTCGCCGTTCTTCCCGCTGGCCGGCACGATCACGGTGTCCGGCAACACCTTGCTGCGGACCGGGGCGATGAACCCGAACTGGGGCCAGAACCACCCGCACGGCGCGCTCCGGGTCGATGCCTACGACAGCCCGATCAACGCCCAGGTGCGACTGACCGGGAACCGGATCGTGGCCAGCCCGTGGTCGGCGTACCAGTTCGTCGACGGGGGTGGTGCCGGGCGCGCGGTGCAGAACGTGACCGTGGACGGTGGTTCGATCGAGGGGGCCGGCACGTTCGCGTTCCAGGCCGAGACGACCGGGTCCGCCACCGTCACGAACGTCCGGGCCAGCGGGATCGGCCGGGCGGGCGTCTACAACTGCGCCTACCCGGGCGGCACGTTCGCGCTGAACCGCGGCGCCGGCAACAGCGGGTGGGACTCGACCTGGAACGGCTGCACCTGGGTCGCGCCGGGCAGCGGCGGTGGGACGGACCCGTTGCCGCCGACCGGCAACCTCGCGGCGGGCAAGCCGGTGTCCGCCAGCAGCCAGGTCCAGAACTACGTGCCGGGCAACACGGTGGACGGCAATGCCACCAGCTACTGGGAAAGCGCGAACAACGCGTGGCCGCAGTCCCTCACCGTCGACCTGGGCAGCAGCCAGAACGTCAAGCGGCTGGTGCTGAAGCTGCCGCCGAGTTCGGCCTGGGGCGCTCGTACCCAGACGATCGCGGTGCACGGCAGCAGCAACGGATCGACGTACAACCAGCTGGCCGGTGCGGCCGGCCGGACCTTCGACCCCGGATCGGGCAACACGGCAACCATCACGCTGCCCGCGGTGGCCAGTGCGCGGCACGTACGGCTGACCTTCACCGGCAACACCGGCTGGCCCGCGGGACAGCTGTCGGAGTACGAGGTCTACGGGTCCTGAGGACCGGAGCGGCCGGGCCCTGCCCGGTCTGGCCGCTCCGCCGACCGCTTGACCTCAAGTCGGCTTGAAGGATGAGAGTGGCGGGCATGACTCCTTCACTCACCCGTCCGGTCGCCCTCGTCACCGGCGCCTCGGCCGGCCTCGGTCTCGCGCTCGCGCACGGCCTCGCCGACCGCGGCTGGTCGTTGATCATCGACGCCCGCGGCGCCGACGCGCTGAAGAACGTGGCCGACGCACTGGCCGCCAAGACCGACGTCGTGCCACTGGCCGGCGACGTCACCGATCCCGAGCACCGCGCCGACCTGGTCGACGCCGTCGGCGAGCTGGGCCGGCTCGACCTGCTGGTGAACAACGCCAGCTATCTCGGTCCCAGCCCGCTGCAACGGCTCGCGTCCGCCGACCTCAGCGAGCTCCGCCGCGTCTACGAAGTCGACGTGGTCGCGCCGATCGCGCTGACCCAGGCCCTGCTGCCCGACCTGCTCGCGGCCGCCGGGATGGTGCTGAACATCAGCTCCGACGCGGCGGTCGAGGCCTACGAGGGCTGGGGCGGTTACGGCTCCGCCAAGGCCGCACTGGACCACGCCGGCGCCGTCCTCGCCGTCGAGCACCCCAACCTCGCGGTGTACGCCGTCGATCCCGGCGATCTGCGCACCGCGATGCACCAGGCCGCCTTCCCGGGCGAGGACATCTCCGACCGCCCGGAGCCGGCGTCCGTCGTTCCGGCGTTCCTCGGGCTGCTGGACAGCCGGCCGGCGAGTGGGCGGTACCGGGCCTCGGAGTTCGCGCCGGCGGTGACCCCGTGAGGCTACGGCCGCACACCAGATTCACGCTGCCGGACGAGCTCAACGCGGTCGAGCCGCCGGAGGCCCGTGGTCTGTCCAGGGATCAGGTGAAGCTGTTGGTCGCGGAGGGGTCGACCGTCACGCACACCAGGTTCGACCGGCTCGGGGAGCACCTTCGAGCGGGTGATCTGCTGCTGGTGAACACTTCCGGCACACTGGCCGCCGCTGTCGAGGGCTCGTGGATCAGCAGCTCCGGAGTGACGCCCGTGGTGGTGCACTTCTCCACCGAGCTCGACGACGGCACGTGGGTGGTCGAGCTGCGCAGCAACGGCTTGCCGATGCTCGCCGGCTCCACCGGCGACCAGGTGGAACTGCCGGAAGGCGTGCTGAAGCTGCTGGCGCCGTACCAGGCGGGCTCGACTCGGCTGTGGCGCGCGCAGCCGCCGGTGGCCGAGGTGGTCGACTACCTGCGGCGCCACGGACGGCCGATCACCTACCAGTACGTCGATCAGCAGTGGCCGCTGGCGCTCTACCAGACGGTGTTCGCGAACCAGCCTGGTTCGGCGGAGATGCCCAGTGCGGGCAGGCCGTTCAGCTTCGAGCTGGTGAGCCAGTTGGCGGCGGCCGGCGTGCTGATCGCACCGATCCTGCTGCACTGCGGAGTGTCCTCGCTGGAGAGCCACGAACCACCTCTGGCCGAGAGGTACGCCGTACCGGAGCACACCGCGCGGCTGGTCAACTGGGTGAAGTCCACCGGTGGGCGGGTGATCGCCGTCGGCACGACCGCGGTCCGCGCGATCGAGACAGCAGCTCTGCCGAGCGGCTCAGTGGTCGCGTCGAGCGGCTGGACCGACCTCGTGCTCAGCCCGGAGCGACCCACTGCCGTCGTCGACGGACTGATCACGGGCATGCACGCGCCGGAGGCGTCCCACCTCCTCCTGCTGGAATCGGTGGTCGGCGGCGAGGCCGTGCAGCACGCGTACGACGCGGCGCTCGACCGCGGCTACCTGTGGCACGAGTTCGGCGACACGTGCCTGCTGCTGCGCGGCTAGGGCCTGCTCCGACCGGGGGCGCTGACCGTGCAGGGCCGGGCCCCGATCAGGTGACTTCCGCGTCGGCGGCACCGGCCGGGCCGTCGGTCGCGGCGGACAGCGCGGTGCCGGCGTTCTCCGGGGTACCGACCGCGGCGAGGTCGGCGGCCGGTTCGGTGGCAGCCGGGCCGCCTTCGTTGCCGGGCCGGGCCCGCTTGTCCACCGCGCGCGGACTCATCGGACCCACCACCGGTCCACCCGGCGGTGCGGGCATTGCGTCGTACTGGTCATGAAACGTGTCCTTACCTGTGAAGGTCCCCCGTTAGGGACTTCCTCACGTGTGACGAGTGACGTGGGCCCCGGGTCATGCGCCACTCCGGATCGACGTCAGATTGTGGCCTAGGCCAATTGCTTCGATCTTCAACGGTCGGCGCCGTACCCGTGCAGAAAGGCGTGCACCCCGGCGGTCACCGTCTCGGTCAGGTCGTCCTCGGCCACTGACCGGAATGAGGGGTCGGCCCCACTGATCAGGGCGGAGTAGTGCAGGGCGGCGCGCAGTGGATCCTCGACGACAAGCAGTCCGTCGGCGGCGAAGGCAGCGAAGCGGTCGGCGATCGCGCGGCGGACTGCCAGTGGACCGGTCTGCCGCCAGGTGTCGATCACCTCGGCCGGAATGTGGGCCGCCTCCGCGTTGATCTGGCGCACCAGCGCAGAGTGCTCGGCGTGACCTGGGACCGGGGTGCGCCAGGCGATGCCGAACGCGACGAGGTCGTTCTCGAGGTCGTCGACGGCGCCGAGGTGGCGGTCGACCAGTTCGAGCTGCGCGGCGGCGACTCCGGCCGCGCTGTCCTGGATCACCGCGGCGAACAGGCCGGACTTGTCCCGGAAGTGGTTGTAGATCGTCCGCGTCGACACTCCGGCCTCGGCCGCGATCACGTCGATGCTGCCCCGCGCGTAGCCGTCCCTCGCGAACACCCGCCGCGCACCGGCCAGCACTGCCGCCCGCTTGTCCACCGGTCCTCCTGCCAAGGTGCAACGATCGTTGTACTGATTACAACGATCGTTGTACCTTAGCTGCTCACCCCTGGAAGGAGCCATCCCGATGACCTTCACCGCTGAAGAGCTCGACTACCTGAACTCCCAGCCGCTGGCCCGGATCGCCACCGTCGGCGCCGACGGCCAACCGGACGTCGTACCGGTCGGCTTCGAGTACGACGGCGCCTACTTCTACGTCGGCGGCGGGCTGAACCCCGAGCGCACCCGCAAGGTGGTCAACGTCTGGAACGGCCGCCGCCAGGTGGCGCTGGTGATCGACGACCTGCCCTCGACCGACCCGTGGTCGCCCCGCTTCCTCCGCGTCTACGGCACGGCAGAGGTGGTCGAACGGGGTGGTCAGTTCGGCGCCGGCACGTACCTGCGGATCACTCCGACCGTCAGCTGGAGCTGGCACCTCGACGGCCGTCCGGTCGACGCCGACGCCTTTGCGCCACGCCGTACGGAGCACACCGCGGCTTAGGGCGTACTCACTGCTGGGCGGTGGTCAGCCAAGTGCGGGTCGCGGCGAGTGCCTCGGACAGTGGAGGCAGGTGTGGGTGCCACTTGCGTTCCCACTCGAGCGAGAGAGGGTAGTCGCTGTCGCCGAGGGCCTGGA from Kribbella flavida DSM 17836 harbors:
- a CDS encoding PPOX class F420-dependent oxidoreductase translates to MTFTAEELDYLNSQPLARIATVGADGQPDVVPVGFEYDGAYFYVGGGLNPERTRKVVNVWNGRRQVALVIDDLPSTDPWSPRFLRVYGTAEVVERGGQFGAGTYLRITPTVSWSWHLDGRPVDADAFAPRRTEHTAA
- a CDS encoding TetR/AcrR family transcriptional regulator; the encoded protein is MDKRAAVLAGARRVFARDGYARGSIDVIAAEAGVSTRTIYNHFRDKSGLFAAVIQDSAAGVAAAQLELVDRHLGAVDDLENDLVAFGIAWRTPVPGHAEHSALVRQINAEAAHIPAEVIDTWRQTGPLAVRRAIADRFAAFAADGLLVVEDPLRAALHYSALISGADPSFRSVAEDDLTETVTAGVHAFLHGYGADR
- a CDS encoding FAD-binding oxidoreductase, giving the protein MVYPGSHDDVLRLLERCAADRIAVVPYAGGTSVVGGLAPSRRFVAVDLSRLDQLVELDEVSRTARLQAGVRGTAAEAMLAERGYTLGHFPQSYEGASIGGYAATRSSGQSSAGYGRFDQMVVGLTVATPRGTIELGRAPMSAAGPDLRQLWLGSEGAFGIITSVVVRIRPRPVERFFEGWRFGTFEQGLDAIRRLAQDGPLPTVLRLSDEAETAVNLADPDVLAGGAGGVLAIVGFEGSATAVRRAAVAEVLTAAGGESAGPGPGETWRQGRYRAPYLRDPLLDEGALVETVETAGFWSKVPELKTAVTAALVKSLSESGTPPLVLCHVSHVYETGASLYFTVVCAQTDDPLAQWRRAKTAANEAIGRAGGTITHHHGVGTDHREAYQEEIGPLAVEALQAVKRVLDPAAVLNPGILLPER
- a CDS encoding glycerol-3-phosphate dehydrogenase/oxidase, with the protein product MISVGNASLNAARRAKELDWLDTHRKVDVLVVGGGVTGTGVALDAAARGLTVALVEKHDLAFGTSRWSSKLVHGGLRYLASGHVGIAYESAVERGILMKTTAPHLVHPVPQVAPWLPGARFAQAAMLRSAFLGGDVLRTFAHTSDDYLPHSRRVSSAEVLRYAPTVAPNGLRGGFLTWDGQLYDDARLVVAIARTAALYGARVLTRCAAEQVTGRGAVVVDQLTGRRIDVDARVVVNAGGIWADQVAAGIKLRPSRGTHLVLPQSAFGGLSAVLTVPVPGQVRRVVMAIPAPDDRVYVGLTDEEAPGPVSDVPVATDAEIDFLLGTINTAVREPLTRADLLGTYAGLRPLLDTGHHRGEDKSADISRRHAVITSPDGVVTIVGGKLTTYRRMAQDALDTALAQSSLEVRRPCLTHRIPLVGAADRVQLAAVRAPARFVQRYGVEAPDVIAGDPALLAPVAPGLATTHAEFRFAVRHEGALTEDDLLDRRTRLGLSAADRAMALPAAQAAFASV
- a CDS encoding S-adenosylmethionine:tRNA ribosyltransferase-isomerase, producing the protein MRLRPHTRFTLPDELNAVEPPEARGLSRDQVKLLVAEGSTVTHTRFDRLGEHLRAGDLLLVNTSGTLAAAVEGSWISSSGVTPVVVHFSTELDDGTWVVELRSNGLPMLAGSTGDQVELPEGVLKLLAPYQAGSTRLWRAQPPVAEVVDYLRRHGRPITYQYVDQQWPLALYQTVFANQPGSAEMPSAGRPFSFELVSQLAAAGVLIAPILLHCGVSSLESHEPPLAERYAVPEHTARLVNWVKSTGGRVIAVGTTAVRAIETAALPSGSVVASSGWTDLVLSPERPTAVVDGLITGMHAPEASHLLLLESVVGGEAVQHAYDAALDRGYLWHEFGDTCLLLRG
- a CDS encoding discoidin domain-containing protein, coding for MPPSAPRRPGRRFAVLAIALTTATTGTGLSATAVGSHQLIALQPAAVQAVGASLPFTIVEAENSATNGTRIGPSYAQGTLAAEASNRQAVTLNSGQYVEFTAPATTNAITVAYSVPDGRAGSLSVYVDGQKLTQQLAVTSRYSFLDTSWIAGSRTHKLYDHARLQLGRTVGAGAKIKLQVDGENTAGPYTIDDVEFEQVAGAAARPAGSIAITDRGADPSGAGDSTGAVQQAIDAARGSGGVVWIPPGRYRVGGTINPDGVTIRGAGHWHSVLLSHHLIDRPNGAGNVRLHDFAVIGDVTERNDHSPDNFVNGSLGPNSVVSGLWLQHLKVGLWLTGNNDNLVVENNRFYDLTADGLNLNGTAYNAQVRNNYLRNTGDDALAAWSLHAANRSSVFANNTIVQPNLANGIAIYGGTDLTVRDNLIQDTNPLGGGIAISNQSFGSPFFPLAGTITVSGNTLLRTGAMNPNWGQNHPHGALRVDAYDSPINAQVRLTGNRIVASPWSAYQFVDGGGAGRAVQNVTVDGGSIEGAGTFAFQAETTGSATVTNVRASGIGRAGVYNCAYPGGTFALNRGAGNSGWDSTWNGCTWVAPGSGGGTDPLPPTGNLAAGKPVSASSQVQNYVPGNTVDGNATSYWESANNAWPQSLTVDLGSSQNVKRLVLKLPPSSAWGARTQTIAVHGSSNGSTYNQLAGAAGRTFDPGSGNTATITLPAVASARHVRLTFTGNTGWPAGQLSEYEVYGS
- a CDS encoding DUF4328 domain-containing protein, with amino-acid sequence MSQPYPGPGQYQGHAQHVGQFQGGYPLPGTSRAKYRSMRRLTLVTIALMAATTVVSGIQAVLLWSSYDEVKSLVYGLLSDEEIERGAQAVAGSGTMLNLLGYAFLAAGIVVMVWVRQARENTEVLNPLHGTYQGVPAQGVHRHSPGWVVGSWICPIVQFWYPLQVVEDVVRASEPPNQPGVARSGQVRGLLYGWWAAWVAFCVIAVGGGAYAVVSFIGWVVRLVDRADAASASGDYVDIYDLQDYLVRLALGVNIGFTVGTVLLVIAGTMLSLLLLRVSGWYDARMPATGVPLGPPLPATSPSYLRPQDTTPQYAPRPSQALPGAQDPRGFGYQAPATWTGGQGLHQPGPYGPGGYGGTTGSSPNAPLPPYSTGPQAPRADHPEPPTPTRESGPHTDSPGGTGR
- a CDS encoding TetR/AcrR family transcriptional regulator, which gives rise to MSQRSSDFASAATGTDPAPTGRPAPANAIGEQRILDAAYELLLAIGMRRMTMADIARHAEVSRATLYRRWPNVQAVVAALMTREWTTALVSAFQPDAVDGRARLVEGVVEVVAKTRTHPLMRKIIELDPEFLTPYLLERRGSSTVAHLALVAEGIKAGQADGSIRAGDPDWLSRQIILVSLASAVSGPVLATADEYPRLDDELRTMLTRYLVPDPTP
- a CDS encoding SDR family NAD(P)-dependent oxidoreductase; translated protein: MTPSLTRPVALVTGASAGLGLALAHGLADRGWSLIIDARGADALKNVADALAAKTDVVPLAGDVTDPEHRADLVDAVGELGRLDLLVNNASYLGPSPLQRLASADLSELRRVYEVDVVAPIALTQALLPDLLAAAGMVLNISSDAAVEAYEGWGGYGSAKAALDHAGAVLAVEHPNLAVYAVDPGDLRTAMHQAAFPGEDISDRPEPASVVPAFLGLLDSRPASGRYRASEFAPAVTP